A genomic segment from Leptospira fainei serovar Hurstbridge str. BUT 6 encodes:
- a CDS encoding tyrosine-type recombinase/integrase, with translation MLDTEIPKKNKASFEKLVKLIRQRNYKKATEYTYLRYNLDFLLFADKPAEKVVTKDIEKYIEHLKKRKVSSSTIQINISSLKMFFEEVLNMDVFDDFRRPAREYKTPKVLTVKEMSALLEASALSPRSHLLVGLAYYEGLRVGEIVRLKWGQFDLNKKSLYVDSPVPTQKRTVILDNDLLKILKRFEKEVGTEKGSHLFPGKFQGKPLTSRNVERLIGDLAKEAGIKTIVTLFTLRHSRAVHQLAEGKTLEEIRDFLGHKSLATTESYLPIRKNLRPQVRQKHIQDALKEIRKKYRK, from the coding sequence ATGTTAGATACAGAAATCCCGAAGAAGAACAAAGCTTCTTTCGAGAAACTCGTAAAATTGATCCGGCAGAGGAACTATAAGAAAGCTACTGAATATACATATTTAAGATACAATTTGGATTTTCTTCTTTTTGCCGATAAGCCGGCGGAGAAAGTCGTCACTAAAGATATTGAGAAATATATAGAACACTTAAAAAAAAGAAAAGTGTCTTCATCAACGATACAGATTAATATCAGCTCGCTCAAAATGTTCTTTGAAGAAGTCTTGAATATGGACGTTTTCGACGATTTTAGACGCCCGGCACGCGAATATAAAACGCCGAAAGTTCTTACGGTAAAGGAAATGTCAGCGTTATTGGAAGCCTCGGCATTGTCGCCCCGTTCTCATCTATTAGTCGGACTCGCTTACTATGAAGGACTCCGCGTTGGAGAAATCGTTCGCTTAAAATGGGGCCAGTTCGATTTGAATAAGAAATCTCTATACGTCGACTCGCCTGTCCCTACTCAAAAAAGGACAGTGATCTTAGACAATGATCTCTTAAAAATCCTAAAGCGGTTCGAAAAAGAAGTCGGCACCGAGAAAGGATCCCATCTTTTTCCGGGCAAATTCCAGGGAAAACCTTTAACGTCGCGGAACGTGGAAAGATTAATCGGCGATTTGGCAAAAGAAGCCGGAATCAAGACGATCGTAACGTTATTTACGCTTCGACATAGCCGAGCCGTTCATCAGCTTGCGGAAGGAAAAACATTGGAGGAAATCAGAGACTTTTTAGGCCATAAGAGCCTGGCCACAACCGAAAGTTATCTGCCGATTCGAAAAAATCTTCGTCCACAAGTCCGTCAAAAACACATTCAGGACGCCTTAAAGGAAATTAGAAAGAAATACAGAAAATAA